The Silene latifolia isolate original U9 population chromosome Y, ASM4854445v1, whole genome shotgun sequence sequence TGTGGAAAAGACTCCTCAACTCCGCAAACCGACCAAACACAAAGGGGAATGATCGATAACAGTAATAAGAgctgaaagtggtcgatcgaccacatcacccagtcgatcgaccaaggtgacacGAACAAAAGCTTCTGTAACTGtagcagtcagtcgatcgaccacataggctagtcgatcgactgaaaaacctgctgtaacttctgatttcttcaaattagctcaataacttgagctaatatggtctataaacctgcaaaagcacataataacgcgcccaaaaattgcgcacaacccaaagtaatagtttaaagcataaataaatcctaagcaaacttataaaagcgaagtctcgcgcaaaacCAAAAACAGTAAAAAGTCTTAAATgcaataaattgtcttaaaaactcAAGCATTAAATTATTTATCCGCGAAAAACGCGGGATAACTCCGACCATGGCCTTTGGCTAGATGCGATCGCCTCAAAGAATACTAATCTCGGCGAGATGGAGACCACCCATCTCCGTCATCTAGGTAACTAAATGGATTGTCGACTCTAGCCCTCCATGCTCTAGTATCGTCCGGCTCATCGAACTCCATATCATACTCCATGCCTCGCTCCGACTTCTTCAAAGCTAGAAAATCGGGCggctctttcttccccaaaccagctctgaAATAGTCAAAGGCAAAAAAtcttcctccatcttgctcccaatctggggcggaggtgttagagcAGAAATAAGGGTAGGAATAAAAAATGGGACATCATCAATATGCGATCGATAGTGTACCTCATCTCGCCGATTTCGAGCCGCTCGGAAATGGAGGCTTTATCGACAACTTGGCCCGCTCTTCTACTTCCTTCCTTGAAACATCCTTTGAATTAAGGACCTTGTCCTTATCAACACGTGGAAGCGACTTCATGGCTCGCTCTATGAACGACACGTCAATAACTCGGGCCGAAGTATCACGTAAATCGACAATATCGGACTTGTCCATGTTTAAAACCCTCGTCACATTATCACTAGTCatttaattttgcaattcaaaTGACGGTTTTGCGTTACGCTTTCGGGTATACTTGGTCGGTCGACCGgtggtgttggtcgatcgaccatgagcaCTGGAAACGTGATCTCTTTCTCGCATCGAAATTTCAACAAGCTTCTCCATATTTCCCGAATCCTTTCCTTGCTGATTAGCCGCTAAGATTGCTATTTGGCTTTCAATTTTCACCATATGGGCCATAAGAGCTTGGACTACCGTTCTCAATTCTGCAATCTCATTGGTGTCATGAACCGAAGCATTCTCGCTCTCTGAATTTTCTTGCTTCAATTGTGCCACCTCAAGCTTTTCGGATTGAGCATTAACGAGAAGCCTCAAGTGCCGCAACAGTACTCATCTCTACACTTGCTTTCCGCGActgtctactctccagcttgtcagatttttcattctgagcttcaaattgtgctaCAATTCTGGAGACGGTTGACATCTTGGtggaagaatcaaaggtactcaagccttccctctGATGTTCTCCTTCCAAATTCCTGCTTAGATAGGACCTGAAAGACctataaaaacaaaactaaaggaaaaagatgagaactgcctcaaggaataaatcccttgaggctaaagacaaactaaaataaaaacaactaaaactagcgctacctcccgaatcaacggcgccaaaatttgataccgtcgtttagtaccaaaaataatatttataacctaagtactactaacgaaGCTAGTGGCGGTCGGGGTCGAACCAcggggaggaagggaatttcgtTGTTCTATATTTCGATCTAGAAGTAACAAGTAAGGGTGGTGTTTTGAGTTgttctatactaatggcaataaatgaacaataaaagaaactggattaaatcaaatataaaaaaggtgctaagatggtcggttcactatagtcatgatggcacaaaatcctaggtaagtctgaaataaagtcgtgtagatgggtaaataacaagtcctcgcggtccaagttaaccagtagctcctttcggtctatgctactagcccctaagtctcactaatgctaactctcgcactgaaaagtgattcttaaagcctaaattacctgtctttcgatcttagcaatttagttgttctaattcattaattatttccctcccctatctcgcgatcttaatgggttggtcgatactaagcatttaacaaatagcctctcggtctCGCTGTCAAATATTgctattaataaattaaaaacgatgctaatcatacacgcgtcagtcgatcgaccactataggcgactcgatcgaccaactagcacagtcgatcgaccatagaagccagtcgatcgactgatgccctaattcaggtcgcctaattttacgccatctacgctatagatcccctacatcctagcacaagggttttagctactcatgtctatgACGAAAATAACAATAAGACTAAGGCATAAAAGTACCGAATTCATGATTGAAATAATTGAACGAATAAACAACATAAATTAGCAACACGGCTTTGGAACTCCTAACTAGCAGATCTAACTATAGAGAAATTAAAGCAATAACTGAAATTTGGAACAGAGAATACCGTACGAAATTGCAGCGAATAAAGATCCAAAGGACCGAATGCGCAACAAACTTGTATTGAAGGAAATAATTATAAGTTACGAACCCTAGAATTTTTATGAACTTAAAACTAAtgtaaaactgaatgaataaaactgaaagctaaagctacgttatataggaatatcacgcaactcttattcctaaacctaatatacaatgggttTAAGCTAAATCTCGCCTTAAAATTCTCGTCAGacccgtggagtggtcgatcgacaacttggaccagtcgatcgaccaacaataaCACTGCATGCAATTGCATTCGACGATTCTgcagcgcaccgatcttaaaacagctgccatttcttcgttacttggtcaaatcaggcgttctatacggcgttggaaagctaagatgataagctttcacctccaattggaatcactcgattatctgctctagaactcgagatatagccatctgaagcagcctgcaatgtcgtgaggtgcttctttgcttgttaaactcatacgcacccatgcttttgctatcttcaggccttgaaatgcattctaaacttcaagtccgagtcaaatattcatgtccttcctaagcttagcttccggggtcaagatttggttcattttctacccatttccgcaataatctgcaatattacataaaaacacgagagtagacagaaataggggaaatagtagaataaactacatataatagacataaaatgcgtggaaataaagatgtaaaacatcatattatagacacgcatcattagtcgctcgttgatgagctggactaggtggggatgggctgcggtcacccactggcggcgaggattacctgttgcgatgggtaatctggcagggctacacacttcggtgtgtagtcggttaatgtgtgaaattgggagaccggggatggaggatgatcagccggttacattatttgtttgtcttatttgaattatgcggtaactgaccccgtgttgttgttttgtaaaacctgcggtgatccattcggggatggtgagcagatatgacagataatgcagatgtttagttatgggacaaacatggggagacatcacttcgagtctagtttccgccgttacgagtttagccgtcaatgatttcagttgtattgaagttcttacacttttagtttgatTATGATACACTATTTGTTTAACTTCCAGACATCTGTTTTCTAAATTATATAGCTTGTAGTTACAGAATAACCCCATAAAGTTACACCAATCGCGGCATACAGTTACACTGCGTAAGATACTTAAAATCATATACTTTGTAACTTCACTTGCTTATTTGCGTAACTCCAATAGATAGTTTTTGTAACTTCAATAACTACCTTTTACAATATTTTGTAAAACAATACAAGCCAGCTATTCTCACATTTGTACCGTTTTATACATTTTGAACATTTTATAAAGCAAAGAATTGGCCATAAAGTTTGATTATGATACACTATTTGTTTAACTTCATGACATCTGTTTTCTAAATTATATGGCTTGTGATTACAGAATAATCGTATAAAAGTTACACCAATAACGGCATACAGTTACACTACGCAAGATACTTAATATCATATACATTGTAACTTCACTTGATATTCTGTGTAACTCCAATCTATAGTCTGCGTAACTTCAATCGGTGTTGTTTTGAGACCAGCATTTCCAAATTTTAAGGCAAAAAAATTTCATTGACTCTGAATAAGAAGTTAATATTTGTTCTTAATTTAAAGATTACACAATAATAAATAACTAAAATATGCTAATCCTAAACGTCTACTCAAACGATTCGTCGTCCTCTTCCTTATCCTTGTCTTCATCCGAAGATGATTCAATAGATGGTTGTGGGCGCTCCGCAAACGGGTTGAGGCAGTTTCGCTTATCGTGGTGTGTCATTTGCTTGCAATTATTGTACATCCGTTTCGGTTTAGATAACAATGCTGTGGCTTTTGTCTTGGCAGACAACATCCTTTTGCCACTCCCTTTGTTTTTCGCATGTTTGGGAGGCAATATTGTTATCTCTTTGCTGGCCTTACAACCCAGTAGTTCTTCAATTTCTTGGTGCTTAGTCAATTCCTCCCTTGACGGTGACAACTTCTCTCTAAAATCCCTACTTAAATTGGATAAGGTTTCAATATGATCCTTAGCTTTACCCCTTAGTACTCCAACAGTTTCTTGTATCTCAAACCATAACTTTGTCATTTCGATTTGTTTTCGATCAATTATTTCCTTCCCATCAGAGACGCCGTATACTGCATCCTTTCTCCATCTTTGAACCACGTACAATTCCGGTATGGACTGAACAACATTAGTTGAATAAATCCAAATGATGTGCCTACATAGCATTCCAGCTCTTTCAAACTTTCTACACGAGCATGTTGCCTCATATGTTTCTGTTTCGCCATATATCACAAAAAAACAAAGGACTCAAAAAAACTGCAACAAATATTACGTAACTGGAAGTCTTACTGTGTATAACTGCAACAGGGTTTAGTTGTAACTTCACCAAACTATCAGTTACTAACTGCAATACGCTTGAGTTTTAATTTTAAGCGTTACTCTGTGTAACCGCAATAAGGATAAACTGTATCTATATAGCGTACTACGTGTGACTCTAGTGATATTTAATTGTAACTAAAACAACTGAAAGTGCAAATATCAAATGTCAGTGATAAATACCTGGTCTGAAATGAACGTCAAAAACTCTTCCTCTTAAGCTATACTTTACCTTTGTCAGCTCTATTTCGTTCTCCTCAGTGAAACCCCTGGCACCAAGTCCATTCGTTGACATTTTTACCTCTTCTTGGAACTCATCGAATACGACATGTGTGTATACCCTTGCTCTATGCCGCTCGATAGGACATTGAGTTACCATTTTTGGGGACATCTGCCTATTGGCATTATCAGTTTTCTTCTAGgtatgtctttgttggttaatTGCACTTTCAAAATGCATCCAAAATTCAACCAATGTTCCATTGTTGTACTCAAGCATTTTAAAGAAACTATTTTCACTCTCCGATCTTTGTTTTATCCTCATAACACTTCCCATATTCAGGTCCCTACAATGGGCCATCATCCATTGCCTCCTTTTAAGGTACACTTCCTCAAACCAAGCAGATTTACCAATGGCATGCTCCTTCATTATCTCGCCCCAGCGAACGTCAAATTCATCCGGTTCAAGTTCGTCGTCCCAGATTATGGCATTTAACTTCTTTATAAATTCGGGAAAATCTTTGGTTGTACCCCCGTATTTCACTGGaaccttgttcattatatgccacatgcagaaGCGATGCCTAGCTGTCTTAAAAACATTCTTGACAGACTTTATAATACCCGCATCTTGGTTGGTTATAATATATTTCGGTTCCTTCCCACCCATTTCCACCAAAAAACGTTTGAACACCCAATCAAAATAATCCTCGTTCTCCCTAAAAAGCAGTGCACCACAAAAATTTATTGAACGTTTGTTATTATCAATACCCGTGAAAGGTGTAAATACCATGTCATACTTATTTGTCGAGTATGTTGGATCGAAAGACACATCATCACCAAATACAGAGTTGTTTCATCGAGCAATACCATCCGCCCATATCGCCCCGATCAAGCTTCCATCGGCATCGACTTCATTATCGAAGAAGAAATTTTCATGTGTTTCTGCCATGTTTTTAAAACGATCTATGAATAATTGACCGTCCCTCTCATTAATATAGCACTTAACGTTTCTATgaaaattcttgaagtcagttaAACTCGCACCAATATTTTCGAacccattaacatgttccttGCACATTTTATATGTCCTTGTAGCACCTATCTTCAACTGCATTCAAACAACGTCATTTACACTGGCTAAAAACAATCCAATAAGTTTGTAACTTCAAATCAATGTGTTTGGAACTTCAATGTTTTAACTATGTGACTTTAACCATAGGGTAACTATAACACTGAACGATGTAACTCTAGTACGCTGATAGTGTAACCTTAACGGAAATTTGTGTAACTACACCAAAATTTGTAATCCAATGAGAATTCATAATCTAAAACTGCAGTGTAATGTAACTGGAACTTCAATTGAATAAAATTGGAACTTCAAAAGGAGAATTATGTAACTTTAACAATAATTGAACTTTAAAGCTCATAATGTAACTTTATCGAGCTCATAATGTAACTTTATCGGGTAAAATATGTAACTTTACTCGGATTATGTGTAACTTTAAGGAAAGTGTAAATTTAACAGTGATTAATGTAATTGTAACTGAGGAAATATGTAACTCTAGCAAAATTTATAATCCAATGTGACTGCAATGTTATTTAAATAGGAAGAGTGCACTAACCCTCGAGTTATAGACTATAAGCTCCTTGTGATACTTGTGTAGTTTCCTTGACAATTTTTAAAACTCCCTATCTCTCACTTCAACAAGTTCATGATTGTGTCCCGCGTGAAATCGGTCAACTAATAAAATACCATTGAACATGAGCAATCTAATCCTCGCTTTGCACCCAATCCTCCTTACTTTCGTTTTTCTCCGCTGCTTTTCTCCAGCTGAAGATAGGTGCTACAAAGACATACAAAATGTGCAAGGAGCATGTTAATGGGTTTCAGAATATAGGAGCGAGTGTAACCGACTTCAAGAATTTTCACAGAGACGTAAAGTGCTACATTAATGACAGGGATGGTCAGTTGTTCATAGACCGTTTTAAGAACATGGAACAAACGCGTGATGATTTCTTTTTCGATTATGAGGTAGATGTTGATGGCAGCCTGCTCAGGGCAATATGGGCGGATAGAGTTGGTAGTAGAAACTACTCGGTATATGGTGATGCTGTGTCTTTCGACCCCACATAGTCAACAAACAAGTACGACATGGTTTTTACACCTTTCACATGTGTTGATAATCATAAAAGATCGGTAAAATTTGCTAGTGCATTGATTTTTAGGGAGAAGGATGAGTATTTTGATTGGGTTTTCGGTTGCGATGGATGGTAAGGAACCAGAGTATATTATAACAGACCAGGACC is a genomic window containing:
- the LOC141627767 gene encoding protein FAR-RED IMPAIRED RESPONSE 1-like, producing the protein MVTQCPIERHRARVYTHVVFDEFQEEVKMSTNGLGARGFTEENEIELTKVKYSLRGRVFDVHFRPETYEATCSCRKFERAGMLCRHIIWIYSTNVVQSIPELYVVQRWRKDAVYGVSDGKEIIDRKQIEMTKLWFEIQETVGVLRGKAKDHIETLSNLSRDFREKLSPSREELTKHQEIEELLGCKASKEITILPPKHAKNKGSGKRMLSAKTKATALLSKPKRMYNNCKQMTHHDKRNCLNPFAERPQPSIESSSDEDKDKEEDDESFE
- the LOC141627768 gene encoding protein FAR-RED IMPAIRED RESPONSE 1-like yields the protein MVFTPFTGIDNNKRSINFCGALLFRENEDYFDWVFKRFLVEMGGKEPKYIITNQDAGIIKSVKNVFKTARHRFCMWHIMNKVPVKYGGTTKDFPEFIKKLNAIIWDDELEPDEFDVRWGEIMKEHAIGKSAWFEEVYLKRRQWMMAHCRDLNMGSVMRIKQRSESENSFFKMLEYNNGTLVEFWMHFESAINQQRHT